A genomic segment from Thermostichus lividus PCC 6715 encodes:
- a CDS encoding PstS family phosphate ABC transporter substrate-binding protein — MSQGNNNNVLPLLISLIFTIAIVGVAGVLVMRLLNSQTGNPLGELLTQDGSTPSTPDVTVETFAEVREVPSGVFNYGGSTTWAPIRRDVDPLIQTVWPNFRLRYVDPPTGTPGSGSGIRMLLNNQLAFSQSSRPLNDQERQQSQSQGTPLDAIPVAIDGLAIAVNHNLPLAGLTVNQVIDIYTGKVNNWSQVGGPNLAITAFSRRPEDGGTVEFFIKEVLGERLLGSNVVMVRDTTDGLRRVASTLGGIYYGSAPEIVGQCSIRPLPLGRQANTFVPPYQLPYVEPARCPAQRNRLNARAFQDGSYPITRRLFVIVKADGSADAQAGRAYAALLLTNQGQSAIEQAGYVRLR, encoded by the coding sequence ATGTCCCAAGGTAATAACAATAATGTGCTGCCGCTGCTAATCTCCCTCATCTTTACGATCGCTATTGTGGGGGTGGCAGGGGTGTTGGTGATGCGGTTACTGAATTCTCAGACGGGAAATCCTCTTGGGGAGCTACTCACTCAAGACGGCTCAACCCCCAGCACGCCGGACGTCACGGTTGAGACCTTTGCTGAAGTTCGGGAGGTGCCCAGTGGTGTTTTTAACTATGGGGGCAGTACCACGTGGGCACCCATTCGCCGCGATGTGGATCCCTTAATTCAAACGGTATGGCCTAACTTTCGGCTGCGGTACGTGGATCCGCCCACGGGTACGCCAGGGTCTGGCAGCGGTATTCGGATGCTCTTGAATAATCAACTGGCCTTTTCTCAGTCGTCGCGCCCCCTCAATGATCAGGAACGGCAGCAGTCCCAGAGCCAAGGCACTCCCCTTGACGCTATTCCAGTGGCGATCGATGGCTTGGCGATCGCCGTCAACCACAACCTTCCCCTTGCCGGTCTCACCGTTAATCAAGTGATAGACATCTACACCGGTAAAGTGAACAACTGGAGCCAAGTGGGGGGACCTAACTTAGCCATTACTGCCTTTTCGCGCCGACCAGAGGACGGCGGCACGGTCGAGTTTTTTATCAAGGAGGTGCTGGGGGAACGGCTCCTAGGCTCCAATGTGGTTATGGTGCGGGACACTACCGATGGCCTTCGCCGCGTTGCAAGCACTCTTGGGGGGATTTACTACGGCTCTGCACCGGAAATTGTTGGTCAGTGTAGTATTCGCCCCTTACCCTTGGGTCGTCAAGCTAATACCTTTGTGCCTCCCTATCAACTGCCTTACGTTGAACCGGCGCGCTGCCCAGCTCAGCGGAATCGTCTGAATGCTCGTGCTTTTCAAGATGGCAGCTACCCAATCACGCGGCGACTGTTCGTTATTGTGAAGGCGGATGGCAGTGCCGATGCCCAAGCGGGGCGTGCCTATGCTGCCCTACTGTTGACCAATCAAGGGCAATCTGCCATCGAACAAGCAGGTTATGTACGGTTGCGCTAG